The Citrus sinensis cultivar Valencia sweet orange chromosome 4, DVS_A1.0, whole genome shotgun sequence DNA segment ttttttagtgtttcGAAAAAATTTTCATGCAGTCATATTCCCCAATCACATAATCTGAGAACTGTAATGGCTGACCAAGAGCTTCAGAAAAAGAATGTTTCTTTTCCATTGCAGTTCAGTTTTTTTAATGAGTTTCAATGCTTTCCAGTCACTCTCTAGCTTCTATAAGAAGATGTGTTATAATGCATGGTGTCATCTGTTCACAAGGAATATAATTCTCTAAATCTATAAATAGTTGCTTCAGTCTTCTCTTGTTCTGATATCTGAATTTGAAAGTGCAGTTGGGCATGGCTAGTGCATTAGAGACTCTCTGTGGGCAAGCTTTTGGGGTGAAACAATACCACATGCTAGTAATATATCTTCAAAGACCGTGGATAGTCTTAACCATTTGTGCTATCCTTCTCTTACCTCTGTTCTTCTTCACTACACCAATTTTGGTGGCTTTGGgccaagaagaaaatattgctGAAGTGGCGGGAACTATTTCTCTCATTCTAATCCCTGTGTTGTTCGCCTTCATCGTATCCTTTACCTGCCAAATGTACCTACAAGCCCAGAGCAGAAACATGATTATCTCCTACTTGGCGGCATGTTCATTTTTGCTTCATCTCTTTCTTTCGTGGCTTTTTAccatgaaattgaattttggaCTCCCTGGAGCATTGGGATCAACAATTCTGGCATACTGGATTCCAAACTTGGGTCAACTTCTGTTTGTTATATGTGGAGGGTGCCCTCAAACATGGAAGGGTTTCTCATTTGCCGCTTTCAAGAATCTCTGGCCTGTAGTAAAACTTTCCTTGTCGTCCGGTGCCATGCTATGGTGAGGTTCTTGTCTAATTGTGGCCTTGCATGAATTTAGGCAGTAAAAGATTGtgcattttataaattctaaTTGGCTTAACTGGGAATCGGCAGATAAGAGTCTAGGGCTTACATCTGAATCTATATCATTTCATATGTGTttgttactattattagtttcGAGTGGGATCtttcctcattttgtttttggcCATGTTTCAGCCTTTCTTGGTTCTTCCCTTTTGTTAAGATCATTGATTGCTTCAGTTTGTGTTACTGAGTGGCAATATCAtatattctttctttaattgGGTTGTGGGGGCAGGGAAATGgtgaattttatattatgatatgAATCCCTGATAAAAAGTACTTGTTTGTGGTCTACAGACAACAATGATGTTAATATAACATCGCTGAGGAACAATGATGTTAATCTAGTATTTGCTGATTAACTGCCATATTTATGCTTTCCTGTAACTCAACTATGTGGGGATTTTAACTCAGCATTATGTTATACTTGACAGTCTCGAGCTCTGGTACAACACAGTCTTGGTTCTTTTAACAGGAAACATGAAAAATGCTGAGGTTGCCATTGATGCTCTTGCGATATGGTACCGAATTCATAGGCTCCTTCCCATTATcatcattttggattttgttttccTCTTCTTTTATATGGGGCCAGTTATCTATTTGgtttaaattattcttatttgcaGCATCAACATCAATGGGCTAGAAATGATGATCTCGCTTGGTTTCTTGGTTGCAGTAGGGTATAatcctcttctttttcttctatttttttttttttatatctttattcTGTTCTTTTAAACAAACTTACTAgatttaaagaatgaaaatcTGATTATGAAACTCAGTTAACTACAATCCCGACTGCCTTATCCATTtgcagggaaaaaaaaacttattttttgccTTCAGCCTTGACCAATAATTTCAGCCATATCTTGCGTGAACTTCGGATAGAAGTCAATCTAATTATATTTCTGTATTCTAACAAAAACTGCTCGATCTCCTGGAAACATTTCTGTGCATAATGCATGATCCTCAAAGCGATGTGTTGTAGAAAATGGAATTATCTATTCCCTTAACAATGTTTCACGTTAATATTGAATATTACTTCTCTATTACCCTTTTCTTTGGAAGGTTGATATATGTGCTGAATAAACTCAGTTTAGTTGGAAAAATGTTCAGTGTTAGGGTGTCAAATGAGCTTGGCCGAGGAAGCGCAAATGCTACGAAATTTGCTATTAAGGTGGCAGTTTCCACATCCTTTTTGATTGGATGTGCactctttatcattttcctctTCCTCAGAGGACGCGTAGCATACATTTTCTCCGACAATTAAGATGTGATTGACACAGTTGCAGATCTATCACCACTACTCTCTTTCTCTATACTTTTGAACAGTGTGCAGCCAGTGCTCTCCGGTAATGCTTCCCTTTCTTGTCAGTGTCTTTCTATATTCTCCAAGTCACCAATTGAATGGGAGGGTCCaagataaaaaggaaaatatgttGTTAAATTCGTAACCAAAAATCATGCCTGAACAGGAGTTGCTGTCGGGGCTGGATGGCAGAGTATCGTAGCATATGTTAACATCGCTTGCTACTACCTGATTGGGATTCCTATCGGAGTCGTGCTTGGTTATTTAACCCATTTGGAAGTCAAagtgagttttctttttcccattcTGCAGTATCTTTGCGTTTTTACTTAGACTTGGCAGTATTTGTATTGTTACTGTTGTctccaaataaatataactcaGTTCGgttccattttaatttggcTCAAATCATCATATCCTAATTCTCTGGTCCTGAAAGTACGAATATAATGAACAACCGGTCTCCTCATTGTATAATGCAGATACCTTGCAGCTTGGTTTGTCATCATTGTTTGGGagggatactgtttgggataaatgcgtcgaagggaccaggaatgacgagcagatatctgatggcggagttctgcgaaccggtgtgttccgtTAAAGCCTGGCGCTTggaagaacaggagcagaaatatcctgctcgtccacgatgttgtcgtccgcgaggccaatttcctataagaggcataaggccattccggctagagatcgagaggcgaggagacccggtcgacggcagttggcaagacgtgctctccagcacgagaatctaggcacaacAGCCACACTTTTCCCAGAACCgcgacgtaacacgcaagatctcacagaaccatgacagccacactttccccagaaccgtggcgcaacacgcaaggtctcacagagccatggcagccacgctttcccctgaaccgtggcgtaacacgcaaggtctcacagagccatggcagccacgctttcccctgaaccgtggcgtaacacgctagatcccatgttttgcccataacgcagcagttggAGTCCGATACCGTCTCAAAAAGAGCGGAAGACTGAGATTCAggggaagcctataaaaaggtagccaacgaaggtaaaagggttggcaTTCTGGAGATTAGAAGAggaaaaacctaaaaaaagagaaaaccacaaaaaacgccataagacctgtggcaagcttttcccgaaccttcatatctgacttgagcgtcggagggtttgcgccgggaaaacaaccggcgtactctgacttatctgtgtacgcagggacctctggagaagaagcctggcgaggagacctcctggtcgcgacgaagttgatcgagcagagatcctgatcgtagaacgaggagaaccggaatctcgcatcaacaatCATGTTATTGATTAGGAGTGCCGCAGCAGTTTTTTGTAAAGGAGTTGCTTTTCATGAGTGCACACACatcattcttttcttcaaaattcttAGGCACAGAATACAAATTGTTCCACAATTAAgtagtttaatttctttttgtactGGCTCTATTTTGTCCTCTCTCCTTTTGCAGGGTGTTTGGACCAGATAAGTGGTTCATTCCCAAATCACCGGAACAATCGCCTAACGAACAAGCAGATGTCGCAGCTTGACATCAAACTTCTTCAATTTCCAAAATCTTTTTTGCTTGGTGTAAAGCTTTTGCCAATTAATTGCTTAcagttttgtttttgctttcaaGAGTACAATCAAGCATTCAATCTGCCTCATGGGACTTGATGTTCAAGTACATTGCTCATGTAGATGGAGAATCAAAAAgtggaatttcttttttttgtcctGTTTTTGGTGTTTCAACATCACCATTGTGAGATTCATTCGTATTGGCTTAATTGTAGCATTGGACATGATAAATTTCGGATTTGTTCATTAGATAGCTGTAGAAAATGAGCATGTGCTCACTTAATACAGTGTTCATACTCATgcattagttttgtaaataGTGTGTACAATAGTTTATATCCTAGCGTGATTAGTAAAGATTAATTGCTTGTGTCATGAAATTACTGGATTAGCAATAATGTctgcaacatttcaaataaaaaaaaaaaagtttgcaAGGTGCTTACAAAACAACTTCTCTTCTGTGTCTCCATTTGTTGGATGAAATGATGTTTAACTCATACTTTGAAACAACATCATCCAGGTCTGCTATGCCAAAGGTATTTTACATACCTTCACAAGACAACCAATCAAATTGGTTCAAAAATTTTGGAAGAATCAATTTGGTGGACCAACCGCGAGATGAAGACTGGTACCGATTAAGTAGAAAGAATGATTGGTTATATAAACCAAAAAGAACGAAAAAGAGCATGAAGACAAGCTGCATAGGTCATTGATGACTTAAATGATCTTCAATTATATAAGCAATCGTACAGGACAGTTTTTTCTCCCTATTTCAGCATATGTCCAGTGATGATTTGTCAcgtaacataatattaaatttaattatgccAATTTTTTCTGCTCAAATAATCGTTACCTGAAAAAGTAGATTGGCAACAATAAGGACAAAGCCAACATGATTATTGTGGTAAAGTGTTGACCATCACTCAAATCTTATCGCAGGTTCATtcacttaaaataaaaaaacaatcaaGCTttgaattacaaaataataaagatattctTAACGGACGGACATTAGCCACCCacaatctatatatatatatatatagtgaaaACAAAGTTCAATTTGTGTTTTGAGTTTAACACTCGCgatcataaatattattattattactttgtGCTTGTGCGCAGAATCCATGAACAACGCTGCAGTGTAAATTAGGCAGCTAACAAGGCCAAAAAAGAGTAAGTTCAATTTCCTTGCTCCACTACTATCTcttgttttcatttctcttttgCTTTGTGATTTGTGCCCAATCCtggaatttgtaaatttcatcTCAGAACACACTGCATGTTGTTCCTGATTGAGGGTACCTTTTTCGCTCTTCGCAAAGGGGGATGTTAAGTTGTTTTGGACTCTCTTTATTACAGCAAAAGCTGGAGGCTAAAGCGCTGGGTTTCTGAAACACCCAATTTTTGATggaatcaatttaattttacagaGAGAATGAGGTGTTGGCTTTAAAAGAGTAACCAAATGTTCAATAATGCTTTTCAGCTTTTGGTATTGATAGGTACACCTGCTCATTATGGTGTTTGGTTTCATCTACCAGTCAAACTCAAACATATTACAACAACTAACGGACAAGTACACTTCGAAATAAATACACTACCACCACCAGATGCGCATACATCGATGTATTATTCCAATCACCATATGCATCACTATCtttacattttataattttttttttgttttcttttggggcggggggggggggggtgttgaggataaatattgaataatacCACTTGGACAGAAAAGCAAGATGACAGAAATGATAAACTGGAGGGTATTTTTTACTTACGTTAACTATTTGGTTACAAGTGAGAAATTGAGTTCCAACTTTATTGCCCTGTTTcataatgacaaaaataaaaatcacatgATTCTCATTTCGCTTTCTATCACTTTGCTTTCCTGTCAAGATGTCATTTCTTGTAAACAATCGTGGCTCAATTTGGGAGAGTGTGAATCGTACAATCTAATTTGAGCGCGTTCACGGTCCCAAGTGGATGGCATAATCACACATTTATATGCCATCAACCATGAGTTTTTTACAGTTCCTTAATTTGCATGCACCAGCTTTCTTTCACTAACATGAGACAAAACCTTGTGGGGGCATTACTACAGTATTTTACACATACTGTACCCCACAGTTGAAATACCGTCACCAATGCAGCTTAGAGATAGTGTCCAAATTGTGAAGGACAATGTCTTTAAAATTTCGACTCTTACAACAGGTCATATGCTAAAAAATGTGGTTAATTTTTGTGCCACAGTATCCCCTCTGTTTAGATAAGACTgtctatatattttatagataGTGAAATTAAAAGGGCTTTCACATTCATTACAGTTAGCATGTTAAAATCTTGGAAGCTGAAGCTGAAGGCAATTACATAAGTTAGCATTTGTTTGTTAAAACACTTCAGAATAACAATGGACAACGGATTGGAAGAGCGAGAGAGGCTTCTGGGATTCGAGGAACAGGAGAGGAATGATCTGAAACAGAGGATTTGGAAGGAAATGAAGCTGACGTGGAGGATTGCATTTCCTTCTATACTTTCCAGGATTACTTCATTTGGACAAATTTTGGTGACACAGAGTTTTCTTGGACATGTTGGGGAAATTGAACTCGCCTCATTTGCACTCGTTCAAAGCATCTTTTTGCGCTTTGTTAACGGAATACTGGTAAGCATCGTCAATTTGAATCATATACATGTTTGTGTGTGCGTACGTTTGTGAATGTGTAGATCACTGGATTGAAGAAAGACAGTAACCTGAATGATTTTCTCTGATCATGCACTAAACTGCACTCTGCTTTATGTGATGCCTTTTACAAAtgtctttatatatatatatatatatatctttttaaagATCTAGTGACGAGCTGTTGTTTGCCTCTAAATGTTCTATGGTTCGTTTCATTTACTTGTTCATCCATTTGAAGCTGGGAATGTCAAGTGCAACAGAGACATTATGTGGACAAGCATTTGGAGCAGGGCATTATCATATGATGGGAATTTACTTGCAACGATCGTGGCTAGTTGATTGTGTAACTGCTACAATAATGCTCCCCGTCTTCATCTTTGGAACACCGATCATGAATCTGCTTGGCCAGCAAAAGGATATAGCAGAAACAGGGGGGGTGATTTCTCTGTGGTTGATTCCCTTTGTTTATAACTTCGTCTTCTCCTTGACAATCCAAATGTTCTTACAAGCACAGCTCAAGAACATGATTATCGGGTGGCTATCTACTGCTTCTTTCCTGCTTCACGTGCTTATGTCCTGGATCTTTGTGAGTGAACTTGACTTAGGTATTGCTGGTGCAATGGGCTCATTAAACATTTCTGCGTGGCTAAATATCATTGGATTGTTTGTTTACATCTTCTGTGGTTGGTGCCCTGATACTTGGAAAGGTTTCACCAACGCTGCCTTTACTGACATTCTTCCTGTAATAAAGCTGTCGATATCCTCCGGGGTCATGATTTGGTAAATATTGAATGTTCTTCCTCGGAAATTATAACCCGCTCGTTTTTATGCtatgctttaaaaaataaacaaataaataaataaatattggaaCGCTCTCTAAATCTGTCTCATAAGATTCCGTTTtgacacttttttttcttttttggcttCATAATCAATTATCTtacttaattttgaattgtgaTAGCTTGGAGCTCTGGTACAATTCCATTCTAGTCTTATTGGCTGGGTACATGAAAAATGCAACCGTTGCCATATCTGCTTTCTCTATTTGGTAAGGTCTTAGCTATTATTAAAACcttatttcacatttattaCTTCCAGTTCCAGTTGATTTTcctaaataatctttttaagaATTTGGCTTTAAagctaattaattacattGTTGTTGCAGCCTCAATGTCAGTGCATTTCAATTAATGATCTTCCTTGGCTTCCTTGGTGCCTCATGGTATAGATATACATTGCTTCAACAAATACCCTCTCTGGCTCCTTATACTTGAAATTCACAAGCTCTAATGTTGTAATATCATTTGTTGATCAGCGTGCGAGTGTCGAATGAACTCGGGAGAGGAAATGCGAAAGCCAcaaaattttccattaaagTCATACTCACTATTTCAGCCTGTCTTGGAGTGATCTGTTGGATTTTATGTTTAATCTTTGGCCGTCAGATTTCATACCTGTTTACAACTAGTGAGGAAATTGCAGAAGAAGTATCGAAACTATCTGTTCTGCTTTCTTTCTCCCTTTTGCTTAACAGCGTTCAGCCAGTACTCTCAGGCAAGTGTTATTTCTTCGAaaacttggaaaaaaaaaaatgctatgaTTACTAAGTGTGCGTTTGATATTAAGGTGTTacagcttaaaagctacatcggttgtggaaaaaaaatgtatttatgaaataaatgttAGTAATacgtaataaatataaattttaaataataattttgataaaattattaaagatataatagattttccaTCACAGAAGTGAAAAATTGTATcagcataatttttaaattacagcagttagtgtttaccaaacactttaatgctgtaccttttaagttacaactgcCTAACCTCACTttcaaacgcaccctaagtATGGATACTTTGTTGGGATACTCATTGATGCGTCGCAAATCAATTTTTCAGGGGTAGCTGTAGGTGCTGGAATGCAAAGCACGGTTGCATTTGTTAACTTGGGAAGCTATTACTTTGTTGGAGTTCCTACAGGAGTTTTGCTTGCATATGTGGCCAATCTCGGAGTTACGGTAAGAAATATagtttatgtttaattaataataacgaTCAAATGTTCTCTGGTTAATTgaatacaattttaattaaatagatatggtgttttgtaaaaattgtaCCATTGACTCTCTCACGAGTTGATTGATGTTGGTTTAATTTGACAGGGTTTATGGATTGGATTGTTGGGTGGAATTGTTATTCAAACCATTATTCTTTCCTTCATCATATGGAGGACCGATTGGGATGATCAGGTAAATTAGGATTGATTGCAGGGCACGTGTTGCGATTACTCCAAATTTTTATGAGATTAATTATTGAGTGGTTTTCTTTAGAACACACTCTTTGAAAGGTTTTTTTGGTCCACAATGGGTGTTTATTTaggttataaaaatttaaaaaataaataaagatcaaAAGTTGGCTAAAATTTATAGATATTGCTCTCATTCTTGCAGGTGAACAAGGCATCCCAACGTCTCAACAAATGGTTGCTGAAACCATCTGAAAAATCTGATCGAAGCTCTCTAAATATGTAGAGTTGTGTAATTCATTACTTGCACAAGAATATTTGTCGGTTGGGCCTATCagtagaataataataaatctgaATGAGTTGAATCCAaagttattcttttttttttttttttttgagaaggaaTCCAAAGTTATTCAATTGAATGTAAAATGGATTTTCCATCTTCTTTTGTCACCCCTGGAAAATCCATCTTAAAATCGcttctttaattatatattccacttaatgtcaattttttaaaataaatattctttttatttttttaatctatgtGTTCCTGTAATTTTCTCacttttaaaactatttttagtCTTTAATATCTTTACTCTTCTCTTTGAATTTTCTCTATCtgcaaattcaaaaaaactaacttctcaaatattaaaaataaaaataatgaaaatgagaaaaaaagagagagaaaggaaaatagattaaaattgaaatttgtacTAACTATTTATAGTTATTATAGAGATAAGACTAGAAAAGGGAATGAGAAGCAAAGCTTTTAACAAGTACcaaattttgatgattatataATACCGCGGACTGAATTGATACTTTGTTCTTGATATGGATGAATCACAAGAGCCGAGACGATCTAGAAAGCTCTTGATCATAATCAATTTTGTAACCCTACTTCAGTATGGTGCATGCACCTGCTGGAATCAAATTCCTTGTAATTGATAGTTCCAACTTCGTAAGACGAAATTCGGTAATTTTACATATAGGTTCGTCCCGATTTGcataaaatatagattttaaaaagtttttatctaaatttaaaaagaaaataaaaaaatttatttgagcCAGGTTAAATCCGGGGACATGTGAGTTATGGGCCCACCGCATTTATGCTATGTTGCtatgattttattgttaaaagtGGGGATAACAATTTTTTCCGATGAAATCTTGTGGGATCCCATCTCATTTGAGACGGGattaagatatatttttatctcacaaaaaaatataggaaTGGAagtgagatatttttttatcccacTTACATATACGGGACGGGATTGAGATTGAATAATCCCGTCCCATCTCGTTTTCATTGTAGACTaaggatgagaatttttctAATTGAGATAAAATCTCTCAGAATCCCATCTCTTTTTGGACGGGATCGTGATATatttttgtcccaaaaaaaaCATAAGAACGAGAATGAGAcagttttttttatctcatttgCATATATGGGATAGGATTGAGATTGGTAAATTCCATCCCATCTCGTCCCATTGCCAGCCCTAGTTAAAAGGctcttagttttatttaaataaatcaatgtgcttttagaaatttcaataGGCAACCTAAATTGCTTTATTGTTAAAAGACTCTCAGTTGCATGTTCCCTTCTACGATATCTAATACTCAAAgtcttaattatatatataattagtattattagtTGTAGGTATCTTATATGATCCGTTGATATCTACATATGTACTATTTATTGTATTAATGCAAactctttattatttaattaattcaatcacGAAGGGTAAATATGTCATTTCACTTGATTTATACtcttaaaacattttgaaCTCCATGGTTGACATCGAGACCAaaagtaaaatagaaaaataattaataaagatgaCGCCGTTATAACGGAAAAGatatataaacatattttgaaaattagtgGAAGATATTTTTCTACTTAATAACTATC contains these protein-coding regions:
- the LOC102614244 gene encoding protein DETOXIFICATION 21-like; translation: MASALETLCGQAFGVKQYHMLVIYLQRPWIVLTICAILLLPLFFFTTPILVALGQEENIAEVAGTISLILIPVLFAFIVSFTCQMYLQAQSRNMIISYLAACSFLLHLFLSWLFTMKLNFGLPGALGSTILAYWIPNLGQLLFVICGGCPQTWKGFSFAAFKNLWPVVKLSLSSGAMLCLELWYNTVLVLLTGNMKNAEVAIDALAICININGLEMMISLGFLVAVGVRVSNELGRGSANATKFAIKVAVSTSFLIGCALFIIFLFLRGRVAYIFSDN
- the LOC102630566 gene encoding protein DETOXIFICATION 24-like isoform X3 — encoded protein: MRITMDNGLEERERLLGFEEQERNDLKQRIWKEMKLTWRIAFPSILSRITSFGQILVTQSFLGHVGEIELASFALVQSIFLRFVNGILLGMSSATETLCGQAFGAGHYHMMGIYLQRSWLVDCVTATIMLPVFIFGTPIMNLLGQQKDIAETGGVISLWLIPFVYNFVFSLTIQMFLQAQLKNMIIGWLSTASFLLHVLMSWIFVSELDLGIAGAMGSLNISAWLNIIGLFVYIFCGWCPDTWKGFTNAAFTDILPVIKLSISSGVMICLELWYNSILVLLAGYMKNATVAISAFSICLNVSAFQLMIFLGFLGASCVRVSNELGRGNAKATKFSIKVILTISACLGVICWILCLIFGRQISYLFTTSEEIAEEVSKLSVLLSFSLLLNSVQPVLSGVAVGAGMQSTVAFVNLGSYYFVGVPTGVLLAYVANLGVTGLWIGLLGGIVIQTIILSFIIWRTDWDDQVNKASQRLNKWLLKPSEKSDRSSLNM
- the LOC102630566 gene encoding protein DETOXIFICATION 25-like isoform X1, which encodes MFNNAFQLLVLIGTPAHYGVWFHLPVKLKHITTTNGQVHFEINTLPPPDAHTSIITMDNGLEERERLLGFEEQERNDLKQRIWKEMKLTWRIAFPSILSRITSFGQILVTQSFLGHVGEIELASFALVQSIFLRFVNGILLGMSSATETLCGQAFGAGHYHMMGIYLQRSWLVDCVTATIMLPVFIFGTPIMNLLGQQKDIAETGGVISLWLIPFVYNFVFSLTIQMFLQAQLKNMIIGWLSTASFLLHVLMSWIFVSELDLGIAGAMGSLNISAWLNIIGLFVYIFCGWCPDTWKGFTNAAFTDILPVIKLSISSGVMICLELWYNSILVLLAGYMKNATVAISAFSICLNVSAFQLMIFLGFLGASCVRVSNELGRGNAKATKFSIKVILTISACLGVICWILCLIFGRQISYLFTTSEEIAEEVSKLSVLLSFSLLLNSVQPVLSGVAVGAGMQSTVAFVNLGSYYFVGVPTGVLLAYVANLGVTGLWIGLLGGIVIQTIILSFIIWRTDWDDQVNKASQRLNKWLLKPSEKSDRSSLNM
- the LOC102630566 gene encoding protein DETOXIFICATION 25-like isoform X2, with the protein product MFNNAFQLLVLIGTPAHYGVWFHLPVKLKHITTTNGQVHFEINTLPPPDAHTSIITMDNGLEERERLLGFEEQERNDLKQRIWKEMKLTWRIAFPSILSRITSFGQILVTQSFLGHVGEIELASFALVQSIFLRFVNGILLGMSSATETLCGQAFGAGHYHMMGIYLQRSWLVDCVTATIMLPVFIFGTPIMNLLGQQKDIAETGGVISLWLIPFVYNFVFSLTIQMFLQAQLKNMIIGWLSTASFLLHVLMSWIFVSELDLGIAGAMGSLNISAWLNIIGLFVYIFCGWCPDTWKGFTNAAFTDILPVIKLSISSGVMICLELWYNSILVLLAGYMKNATVAISAFSICLNVSAFQLMIFLGFLGASCVRVSNELGRGNAKATKFSIKVILTISACLGVICWILCLIFGRQISYLFTTSEEIAEEVSKLSVLLSFSLLLNSVQPVLSGVAVGAGMQSTVAFVNLGSYYFVGVPTGVLLAYVANLGVTGLWIGLLGGIVIQTIILSFIIWRTDWDDQVNKASQRLNKWLLKPSEKSDRSSLNM
- the LOC102630566 gene encoding protein DETOXIFICATION 24-like isoform X4 gives rise to the protein MRITMDNGLEERERLLGFEEQERNDLKQRIWKEMKLTWRIAFPSILSRITSFGQILVTQSFLGHVGEIELASFALVQSIFLRFVNGILLGMSSATETLCGQAFGAGHYHMMGIYLQRSWLVDCVTATIMLPVFIFGTPIMNLLGQQKDIAETGGVISLWLIPFVYNFVFSLTIQMFLQAQLKNMIIGWLSTASFLLHVLMSWIFVSELDLGIAGAMGSLNISAWLNIIGLFVYIFCGWCPDTWKGFTNAAFTDILPVIKLSISSGVMICLELWYNSILVLLAGYMKNATVAISAFSICLNVSAFQLMIFLGFLGASCVRVSNELGRGNAKATKFSIKVILTISACLGVICWILCLIFGRQISYLFTTSEEIAEEVSKLSVLLSFSLLLNSVQPVLSGVAVGAGMQSTVAFVNLGSYYFVGVPTGVLLAYVANLGVTGLWIGLLGGIVIQTIILSFIIWRTDWDDQVNKASQRLNKWLLKPSEKSDRSSLNM
- the LOC102630566 gene encoding protein DETOXIFICATION 24-like isoform X5 codes for the protein MDNGLEERERLLGFEEQERNDLKQRIWKEMKLTWRIAFPSILSRITSFGQILVTQSFLGHVGEIELASFALVQSIFLRFVNGILLGMSSATETLCGQAFGAGHYHMMGIYLQRSWLVDCVTATIMLPVFIFGTPIMNLLGQQKDIAETGGVISLWLIPFVYNFVFSLTIQMFLQAQLKNMIIGWLSTASFLLHVLMSWIFVSELDLGIAGAMGSLNISAWLNIIGLFVYIFCGWCPDTWKGFTNAAFTDILPVIKLSISSGVMICLELWYNSILVLLAGYMKNATVAISAFSICLNVSAFQLMIFLGFLGASCVRVSNELGRGNAKATKFSIKVILTISACLGVICWILCLIFGRQISYLFTTSEEIAEEVSKLSVLLSFSLLLNSVQPVLSGVAVGAGMQSTVAFVNLGSYYFVGVPTGVLLAYVANLGVTGLWIGLLGGIVIQTIILSFIIWRTDWDDQVNKASQRLNKWLLKPSEKSDRSSLNM